A portion of the Celeribacter baekdonensis genome contains these proteins:
- a CDS encoding pyridoxal phosphate-dependent aminotransferase: MKTSRRSAVDPFIVMDVMEAARAHEEAGRHIIHMEVGQPATGAPNAARAKLAQEMEQGPLGYTVALGLPELRKGIAALYQDWYGVDLDWRRVVITPGSSGAFILAFTALFDAGAKVGLGEPGYPSYRQILSGLDITPVGIQTQMENRLQPVPSEIPDGLDGLIVASPGNPSGTMLDREAMGALIQTCQDRGVSFISDEIYHGIQYGTPPVTALELSDDVYVINSFSKFFSMTGWRVGWMVVPEDHVRVIERIAQNFFICPPHAAQVAALGALEGRDECQALVDVYTENRRLMLDELPKIGFDRIAPPDGAFYIYADVSELTEDSRAFCARILDEAGVAVTPGLDFDPKRGHQTMRFSYARSTEDIREGLRRLSVFMAVFMAEELAQM, from the coding sequence ATGAAAACCTCCCGCCGCTCAGCTGTCGATCCTTTTATCGTGATGGATGTGATGGAGGCGGCACGCGCGCATGAGGAGGCCGGGCGGCACATCATCCATATGGAAGTCGGTCAACCGGCCACGGGCGCGCCCAACGCGGCGCGGGCCAAATTGGCGCAAGAGATGGAGCAGGGGCCTTTGGGCTACACCGTCGCGCTTGGCCTGCCGGAGTTGCGCAAAGGCATCGCGGCGCTCTATCAGGACTGGTACGGGGTGGATTTGGATTGGCGGCGCGTGGTGATCACGCCGGGTTCATCGGGCGCGTTCATTTTGGCGTTTACCGCGCTGTTTGATGCCGGGGCCAAGGTGGGATTGGGCGAGCCGGGCTATCCGTCCTATCGCCAGATCCTGTCGGGGTTGGACATCACGCCGGTGGGCATTCAGACCCAAATGGAGAACCGCCTACAGCCGGTGCCAAGCGAGATCCCCGACGGTTTGGATGGCTTGATCGTCGCCAGCCCCGGCAACCCCTCGGGCACGATGTTGGACCGAGAGGCCATGGGCGCGTTGATCCAGACCTGCCAGGACCGCGGCGTGTCGTTCATCTCGGATGAGATCTACCACGGCATCCAATATGGCACGCCTCCGGTGACGGCGTTGGAGCTGTCCGATGATGTCTATGTGATCAATTCGTTTTCGAAATTCTTCTCTATGACGGGGTGGCGCGTCGGTTGGATGGTGGTGCCCGAAGATCATGTGCGGGTGATTGAACGCATCGCGCAAAACTTTTTCATCTGCCCGCCGCATGCCGCACAGGTTGCCGCCTTGGGCGCGTTGGAAGGTCGCGATGAGTGTCAGGCGCTGGTCGATGTTTACACCGAGAACCGCCGTTTGATGTTGGACGAGCTGCCGAAAATCGGTTTTGACCGGATCGCCCCCCCGGACGGGGCATTTTACATCTATGCCGATGTGTCGGAGTTGACTGAGGACAGTCGCGCCTTTTGTGCCCGTATTTTGGATGAGGCCGGGGTGGCCGTGACACCGGGGTTGGATTTTGATCCCAAACGCGGTCATCAGACGATGCGGTTTTCCTATGCCCGCTCGACCGAGGACATCCGCGAAGGACTGCGCCGTCTTTCCGTTTTTATGGCTGTCTTTATGGCCGAAGAATTGGCACAAATGTGA
- a CDS encoding DsbA family protein, with translation MPFAKACARLGAAALLTASTALGAAAFDMRDMSDAEREAFRAEVRAYLLDNPEVLMEAVDVYQARQAEAQVSSDADMIAANVDAIYNTEFDGVYGNPDGDIVMVEFTDYRCGYCKKAFPDVKALLAKDGNIKLIVKEFPILGDASVLASRFAVATKMVAGDDAYLTFHDALMEARGDVTVGSLRRLATDLGIDADAVVAKMDSEDVTTVIAKNHQLAAELQISGTPTFVMGDQMLRGYVPYDAMVEIVAELRG, from the coding sequence ATGCCTTTTGCCAAAGCCTGCGCCCGCCTCGGTGCCGCGGCCCTTTTGACCGCTTCCACTGCGCTTGGCGCCGCCGCTTTTGACATGCGCGACATGTCAGATGCGGAACGCGAGGCGTTTCGCGCCGAAGTCCGCGCCTATCTTTTGGACAATCCTGAGGTGTTGATGGAGGCCGTGGACGTTTACCAAGCCCGTCAGGCCGAAGCTCAGGTCTCCAGCGATGCCGATATGATCGCCGCCAATGTGGATGCGATTTACAACACCGAATTTGATGGCGTCTACGGCAATCCAGACGGCGACATCGTGATGGTCGAATTCACTGACTACCGCTGTGGCTATTGCAAAAAGGCCTTTCCGGATGTGAAAGCGCTTTTGGCAAAAGACGGCAATATCAAACTGATCGTCAAAGAATTCCCGATCTTGGGCGACGCGTCAGTTTTGGCGTCGCGCTTTGCCGTTGCGACCAAAATGGTGGCCGGAGATGACGCGTATTTGACCTTCCATGACGCACTGATGGAAGCACGGGGCGATGTCACCGTGGGCTCGCTACGCCGCTTGGCCACCGACCTTGGCATCGACGCCGATGCGGTTGTCGCCAAGATGGACAGCGAAGACGTGACCACGGTGATCGCGAAAAACCACCAATTGGCGGCCGAGCTGCAAATCTCCGGTACGCCGACCTTTGTGATGGGCGACCAGATGCTGCGCGGCTATGTGCCCTATGATGCGATGGTTGAAATCGTGGCGGAGCTGCGTGGGTAA
- the ispG gene encoding flavodoxin-dependent (E)-4-hydroxy-3-methylbut-2-enyl-diphosphate synthase — protein MSHNPIRPWRNIDRRVSRKIWVGTVPVGGDAPITVQTMTNTLTTDVKATLDQVLRAAEAGADIVRVSAPDRDSALALKEICRESPVPIVADIHFHYKRAIEAAEAGAACLRINPGNIGDEKRVREVIKAAKDHNCSIRIGVNAGSLEKHLLDKYAEPCPDAMVESGMDHIKILEDNDFHNFKISVKASDVFLAAAAYQQLAEATDAPIHLGITEAGGLMSGTIKSAIGLGQLLWMGIGDTIRVSLSADPVEEVKVGYEILKSLGLRHRGVNIISCPSCARQGFDVIKTVEALEKRLEHIKTPMSLSIIGCVVNGPGEALMTDVGWTGGGAGHGMVYLGGAQSHKMSNDNMVEHIVEQVEAKAAEIAAQTASEAAE, from the coding sequence ATGTCGCACAATCCGATCCGTCCTTGGCGCAACATTGACCGACGCGTGAGCCGCAAAATCTGGGTGGGCACTGTGCCGGTGGGGGGCGATGCGCCGATCACGGTGCAAACCATGACCAACACGCTGACCACCGATGTCAAAGCGACCTTGGATCAGGTGCTGCGCGCCGCCGAGGCCGGTGCCGACATTGTCCGCGTCTCAGCCCCCGACCGCGACTCGGCTTTGGCGCTCAAAGAGATCTGCCGCGAAAGCCCGGTGCCGATCGTCGCTGACATCCATTTCCATTACAAACGTGCTATCGAGGCCGCCGAAGCCGGGGCCGCCTGTCTGCGGATCAATCCGGGCAATATTGGCGACGAAAAGCGGGTGCGTGAGGTGATCAAAGCCGCCAAGGATCACAATTGCTCGATCCGTATTGGCGTCAACGCTGGCTCGCTCGAAAAGCATCTGTTGGACAAATATGCCGAGCCATGTCCCGATGCGATGGTCGAGTCCGGCATGGATCACATCAAAATTCTGGAAGACAATGACTTTCACAATTTCAAAATCTCGGTCAAAGCCTCCGATGTGTTCCTCGCCGCCGCCGCCTATCAACAATTGGCCGAGGCCACCGACGCACCGATCCATTTGGGCATCACCGAGGCGGGCGGCCTCATGTCTGGCACGATCAAATCGGCCATCGGGTTGGGACAGCTGTTGTGGATGGGCATTGGCGACACGATCCGTGTCAGCTTGTCTGCCGATCCGGTCGAAGAGGTCAAAGTCGGCTATGAAATTCTCAAATCACTCGGCCTGCGCCACCGCGGCGTGAACATCATTTCCTGCCCGTCCTGCGCGCGTCAGGGCTTTGACGTGATCAAAACCGTTGAGGCGTTGGAGAAGCGGTTGGAGCATATCAAAACGCCGATGAGCCTGTCGATCATCGGATGTGTGGTCAATGGTCCCGGCGAGGCGCTGATGACCGATGTCGGTTGGACCGGCGGCGGAGCCGGGCATGGCATGGTCTATCTCGGCGGGGCGCAGAGCCATAAAATGTCCAATGACAATATGGTCGAACATATCGTCGAACAGGTCGAAGCCAAAGCCGCCGAGATCGCCGCTCAGACCGCGTCCGAGGCGGCTGAATAA
- a CDS encoding tautomerase family protein yields MPIVRTAVKSGTPKEIKEKIVYGIHNALISGIGMPKDELFNLVQDYDPDDFFYSRTFNGIARSDNVILVEITMRRGRSDAMKTALYAAIVDNLKRDANVEPRDVLIFMHENDHSDWSVGNGKFAMQIVQQRGTDH; encoded by the coding sequence ATGCCAATTGTACGTACTGCCGTTAAATCCGGAACCCCTAAAGAAATAAAGGAAAAGATCGTTTATGGCATCCATAACGCTCTTATTTCAGGCATTGGAATGCCGAAAGACGAGTTGTTCAACCTTGTTCAAGACTACGATCCAGATGACTTTTTCTACAGCCGAACATTCAACGGTATCGCAAGATCTGACAACGTAATCCTTGTGGAAATCACAATGCGCCGTGGACGAAGTGACGCGATGAAAACAGCACTTTATGCGGCTATTGTCGACAATCTGAAACGAGATGCGAACGTTGAGCCTCGTGATGTTCTCATTTTCATGCACGAAAACGACCATTCAGATTGGTCAGTTGGAAACGGTAAGTTCGCGATGCAAATCGTCCAGCAACGCGGCACAGATCATTAG
- the hemA gene encoding 5-aminolevulinate synthase, translating into MDYTAKLDEALQRLHDEGRYRTFIDIERKRGQFPHATRTRPDGTEQSVTVWCGNDYLGMGQNPVVLAAMKDAIDATGAGSGGTRNISGTTVYHIRLEAEIADLHGKEAALLFTSAYNANDATLSTLPTLFPGLIIYSDSLNHASMIEGIRRNGGAKRIFRHNDLDHLRELLAADDPSAPKLIAFESVYSMDGDFAPIKEICDLADEFGALTYLDEVHGVGLYGPRGGGVAERDGLMDRIDIINGTLAKAFGVVGGYVAASAKMCDAVRSYAPGFIFSSSMPPAVAAGAAASIQFLKGEGGVKLREEHQTQAKILKLRLKGLGLPITDNGSHIVPLIVGDPKHTKLMSDMMLDQYGIYVQPVNFPTVPRGTERLRFTPSPVHGPREMDALIHALDALWSHCALNRAEMAG; encoded by the coding sequence GTGGACTATACGGCGAAGCTTGACGAAGCACTTCAACGGTTGCACGACGAAGGGCGCTATCGCACCTTTATCGATATTGAACGCAAGCGCGGACAGTTTCCCCACGCGACACGCACGCGCCCTGATGGCACGGAGCAGTCGGTGACAGTATGGTGTGGCAATGATTATCTTGGCATGGGGCAAAACCCCGTTGTCCTGGCTGCCATGAAAGATGCGATTGATGCGACGGGCGCTGGCTCAGGTGGGACGCGCAATATTTCGGGCACCACGGTCTACCACATTCGTCTCGAAGCTGAGATTGCCGATCTGCACGGCAAAGAAGCCGCCTTGCTGTTTACCTCGGCCTATAACGCCAATGACGCAACGCTTTCGACCCTGCCGACCCTGTTCCCCGGTCTCATCATCTATTCCGACTCGCTCAACCACGCGTCGATGATCGAAGGCATCCGTCGCAACGGCGGCGCGAAACGTATTTTCCGTCACAACGATCTGGATCACCTGCGCGAACTTTTGGCGGCGGATGATCCCAGCGCTCCGAAACTGATCGCCTTTGAATCGGTCTATTCCATGGATGGCGATTTCGCCCCGATCAAAGAGATTTGTGACTTGGCCGATGAGTTCGGTGCGCTCACTTACCTTGACGAAGTGCACGGTGTTGGCCTCTACGGTCCGCGCGGTGGCGGTGTGGCCGAACGTGACGGTCTGATGGACCGTATCGACATCATCAACGGCACTTTGGCCAAAGCCTTTGGTGTGGTCGGCGGCTATGTCGCGGCCTCTGCCAAAATGTGTGACGCGGTCCGCTCCTACGCGCCGGGCTTTATCTTTTCGTCTTCTATGCCGCCGGCTGTTGCAGCGGGCGCTGCCGCTTCGATCCAGTTCCTGAAGGGCGAGGGCGGGGTGAAACTGCGCGAAGAGCATCAGACCCAAGCGAAAATCCTCAAGCTGCGCCTCAAAGGCCTTGGCCTGCCGATCACCGACAATGGCTCGCATATTGTGCCGCTGATCGTGGGTGATCCAAAACACACCAAACTCATGTCCGACATGATGCTGGACCAATATGGCATTTATGTTCAGCCGGTCAATTTCCCGACCGTGCCACGTGGCACTGAGCGGTTGCGCTTTACGCCGTCTCCGGTGCATGGCCCGCGCGAAATGGACGCTTTGATTCATGCTTTGGACGCGCTCTGGAGCCATTGTGCGCTGAATCGCGCCGAAATGGCGGGTTAA
- a CDS encoding N-acetylmuramoyl-L-alanine amidase codes for MQVFKALALSVLAVFPFVHRAEAQDGLTALARADSSASALVDQGDSLEMMLRLSQPVPFRIFSLDDPKRIVVDFSEVDWTGFDTQAFDTAEGVTALRVGGFVPGWSRMVMDLAAPYGLVHAEMSRDEAGAVLRLNLDPMAADEFALGAGTPLEAQLVRRSEPDDAAIPRKKFGEGPLKVVLDPGHGGIDPGAERDGVREADLMLSFARELQDVLIRAGGFDVTLTRTDDVFVPLETRLTLAREAGAEVFISLHADAISEGRAEGATLYTLADRASDAASQKLAERHDRADLLAGVDLSDQDDVIAGVLMDMARTETTPRTDRLANALVEQLQDSVGMHKRPRLEAGFSVLKAPDMPSVLLELGFLSSPKDRAKLNDPAWRTRAAWAIRDALYAWQDEERAAMRKLRK; via the coding sequence ATGCAGGTTTTCAAAGCGCTCGCTCTTTCTGTGCTCGCCGTTTTCCCCTTTGTCCACAGAGCAGAGGCGCAAGATGGGCTGACCGCCTTGGCCCGCGCCGACAGTTCGGCCTCGGCGCTGGTCGATCAGGGGGACAGTCTTGAGATGATGCTGCGTCTGTCCCAACCTGTGCCGTTTCGGATTTTCTCGCTCGATGATCCCAAACGCATCGTGGTGGATTTTTCTGAGGTCGATTGGACCGGGTTTGACACGCAGGCCTTTGACACGGCTGAGGGCGTCACCGCGCTGCGGGTGGGTGGGTTTGTCCCCGGCTGGTCGCGCATGGTGATGGATTTGGCCGCCCCTTACGGGCTGGTCCATGCCGAAATGTCGCGCGATGAGGCGGGGGCGGTGTTGCGGCTTAACCTTGATCCGATGGCCGCCGATGAATTTGCTTTGGGGGCCGGGACGCCGTTGGAGGCGCAGCTTGTGCGCCGCTCCGAGCCGGACGATGCGGCGATCCCACGCAAAAAATTTGGCGAAGGGCCGTTGAAGGTCGTGCTTGATCCCGGCCATGGCGGCATTGATCCGGGGGCTGAACGCGATGGCGTACGCGAGGCGGATTTGATGCTGAGTTTTGCGCGTGAATTGCAGGATGTGTTGATCCGCGCCGGTGGGTTTGACGTCACATTGACCCGCACAGATGACGTGTTCGTGCCGCTTGAAACCCGCCTGACCTTGGCGCGTGAGGCGGGGGCCGAGGTGTTTATCTCGCTCCACGCCGATGCGATTTCTGAGGGCCGGGCCGAGGGGGCGACGCTTTATACGTTGGCCGATCGCGCCTCGGATGCGGCCTCGCAAAAACTGGCCGAACGTCATGATCGCGCCGATTTGTTGGCCGGCGTGGATTTGAGCGATCAAGACGATGTCATCGCTGGCGTGCTGATGGACATGGCTCGCACTGAAACCACGCCGCGCACAGACCGTTTGGCCAATGCTTTGGTAGAACAGTTGCAAGACAGCGTCGGCATGCACAAACGCCCGCGCTTAGAGGCCGGATTTTCCGTGCTCAAAGCCCCTGATATGCCCTCTGTTTTGCTTGAACTGGGCTTTCTGTCCTCGCCCAAAGATCGCGCCAAACTCAATGATCCGGCTTGGCGCACCCGCGCCGCCTGGGCCATTCGCGACGCGCTTTATGCCTGGCAGGATGAGGAACGGGCGGCGATGCGCAAATTGCGGAAATGA
- a CDS encoding LysR substrate-binding domain-containing protein, which yields MKARSKVSLNALRTFEAVARHKNMVRAADELLVTAGAVSRQISELQSSLSFDLFVGHRTHHILTPAGQQLAASVTKALDDIEATLGAIDTERDKILDVACLSTLAVRWLIPRLHRFRTEHPDIDVRLSTDPRTPHKTGHRMDVSILAHAPDHEIGERDTILFREKLGLVMTPSLAGSQQALQPNDLQDISLLLSKTRPNAWTSWLAIQNVPDRKPPHTSTFEHLSLAIEAAAAGLGICVTPAHLVLDDLSSARLSAPFGFQDSGYVYAAHAHGRPKQKVADFIDWLSRETKSL from the coding sequence ATGAAGGCCCGTTCTAAAGTATCACTTAACGCGCTCCGCACATTCGAGGCTGTCGCGCGCCACAAAAACATGGTTCGTGCCGCAGACGAGCTTTTGGTGACGGCTGGTGCCGTGAGCCGACAGATATCCGAGCTGCAATCCTCATTGAGTTTTGACTTGTTTGTCGGTCATCGCACGCATCATATTCTGACGCCTGCCGGTCAACAGCTTGCCGCAAGCGTCACCAAAGCTTTAGACGATATTGAAGCTACGCTCGGTGCCATTGATACCGAAAGGGACAAAATCCTTGATGTTGCCTGTCTTAGCACTCTTGCTGTCCGGTGGCTGATCCCGCGTCTTCACAGGTTCCGAACAGAGCATCCTGACATTGATGTGCGCCTCTCTACTGACCCTCGCACTCCGCACAAAACGGGACACCGCATGGATGTCTCGATCTTGGCGCACGCCCCTGATCATGAGATTGGCGAACGGGACACTATACTTTTTCGAGAAAAGCTGGGGCTGGTGATGACGCCTTCACTGGCTGGATCACAGCAAGCTTTGCAACCAAACGACCTACAGGACATTTCCCTGCTTCTGTCGAAAACCCGTCCAAATGCATGGACGTCATGGCTTGCGATCCAGAACGTCCCGGACCGAAAGCCACCGCATACATCGACGTTCGAACATCTGTCACTTGCAATAGAAGCGGCTGCGGCGGGATTAGGAATCTGCGTTACGCCAGCTCATCTCGTTCTCGACGACCTTTCAAGTGCAAGGTTGTCAGCGCCATTCGGATTTCAAGACAGCGGATATGTCTATGCTGCCCACGCTCATGGCAGACCAAAACAGAAAGTGGCCGACTTTATCGACTGGCTCTCCCGCGAAACAAAATCTCTGTAA
- a CDS encoding M48 family metalloprotease — protein MQQMMRQAVTICVAVAVMLCLPLSAWAKGILRDPDIEYALGRLAGPIFDAAGLSAARMKIVIIHDDQPNAFVADTSHVFIHSGLLLRLDTAAEVQAVIAHEVAHITGGHIIRRQVNMQNASTAAALGVLLSGAVVAATGNGEAAAGLAIGISGSAQRVLFGHTRAEEASADQAGIRYMARAGIPPQAMLDVLEMFRGQEVLSESRQDPYARTHPLTRDRLRALRGYAAASKLTANPDPEANYWYARARGKLEAFIRPPAYTLRRVPASDGSDIALMRRAVALHRVPKPKEAMATMARLVALRPNDPYYAELQGQILLESRQFDAAVTAYRRAAKMAPNEPQIQAGLGRALLATTNKANLPAAIKALEAARARDGYDPVLLRHLASAYAQSGQDAMAALNASEAHIMRGDCKAAMPLAQRATAGLSHGSVGWNRAQDVINACETALKRR, from the coding sequence ATGCAGCAGATGATGCGCCAAGCGGTGACGATATGTGTGGCCGTTGCGGTGATGCTCTGCCTGCCGCTTTCGGCATGGGCCAAGGGAATTTTGCGTGACCCGGACATTGAATATGCGCTTGGCCGTTTGGCCGGACCAATCTTTGATGCGGCGGGTCTGTCGGCGGCGCGGATGAAAATCGTCATCATCCATGATGACCAACCCAACGCCTTTGTCGCTGACACCTCCCATGTCTTCATCCATTCTGGCCTGCTTTTGCGCCTTGATACAGCGGCGGAAGTTCAGGCGGTGATTGCCCATGAAGTCGCCCATATCACCGGCGGCCATATCATCAGGCGTCAGGTCAATATGCAAAATGCCTCGACGGCGGCCGCTCTTGGTGTGTTGCTGTCGGGGGCTGTGGTGGCCGCCACGGGCAATGGCGAAGCGGCGGCGGGCCTTGCGATCGGGATCTCTGGATCGGCGCAGCGGGTGCTGTTTGGTCATACCCGCGCCGAGGAAGCCTCTGCCGATCAGGCCGGCATCCGATATATGGCGCGCGCGGGCATTCCGCCACAGGCGATGCTGGATGTGCTTGAAATGTTTCGCGGCCAAGAGGTCCTCTCCGAAAGCCGCCAAGACCCCTACGCGCGCACCCATCCTTTGACCCGCGACCGTCTGCGCGCGCTCAGGGGCTATGCGGCCGCCTCCAAACTCACCGCCAATCCTGACCCGGAGGCCAATTATTGGTACGCCCGCGCGCGCGGCAAGTTGGAGGCCTTTATCCGCCCGCCCGCCTACACGTTGCGCCGGGTGCCCGCCTCGGATGGGTCCGACATCGCGCTGATGCGCCGCGCCGTAGCACTGCACCGTGTGCCCAAGCCGAAAGAGGCGATGGCCACCATGGCCCGCCTCGTCGCGCTGCGTCCAAACGATCCGTATTACGCCGAGCTTCAGGGGCAGATTCTCTTGGAAAGTCGGCAATTTGACGCCGCTGTTACCGCCTATCGCCGGGCGGCGAAAATGGCACCAAATGAGCCGCAAATTCAGGCCGGTCTGGGCCGTGCGCTTTTGGCGACGACCAATAAGGCCAACCTGCCTGCCGCGATCAAAGCACTTGAGGCGGCGCGCGCGCGTGATGGCTATGATCCCGTGCTGTTGCGTCATTTGGCCTCCGCCTATGCCCAATCGGGTCAGGACGCCATGGCCGCACTCAATGCCTCAGAGGCCCATATCATGCGTGGCGATTGCAAAGCCGCGATGCCTTTGGCTCAACGTGCCACAGCAGGGCTGAGTCACGGAAGTGTTGGGTGGAACCGGGCGCAAGATGTGATAAACGCGTGCGAAACCGCTCTCAAACGGAGATAG
- a CDS encoding class I SAM-dependent methyltransferase: MIAANTVRLALPRLPPYLLVTMTPENILPTYERQAKGFDRNRSKALFERVWLDRLLAHAPQSTGKRRVLDLGCGAGRPIAQYLVDRRVEVTGVDGAAAMVALFQENLPNVRVFHEDMRGLDLQETFDAVIAWDSFFHLSKDDQRAMFATFAHHLAPRGVLLFTSGPEDSEVIGNVEGEEVYHASLGPDEYRALMAEQGLEVLRYVPEDPECDFHTVWMARLAG, encoded by the coding sequence GTGATCGCGGCCAATACGGTTAGGCTTGCCCTGCCCCGCCTGCCCCCCTATCTGCTGGTCACCATGACACCCGAAAATATCTTGCCCACCTACGAACGCCAAGCCAAAGGCTTTGATCGCAACCGCAGCAAGGCCCTGTTTGAACGGGTCTGGCTGGACCGGCTTTTGGCTCACGCCCCGCAAAGCACTGGCAAACGCCGGGTGCTTGACCTTGGCTGCGGCGCAGGTCGGCCGATTGCGCAATATCTGGTGGATCGCCGGGTTGAAGTCACAGGCGTCGATGGCGCCGCGGCCATGGTCGCGTTGTTCCAAGAGAACCTGCCCAATGTGCGGGTGTTTCACGAGGACATGCGCGGCCTTGATCTACAAGAAACCTTTGATGCGGTGATCGCATGGGACAGTTTCTTTCACCTCTCCAAAGATGATCAACGGGCGATGTTCGCCACGTTCGCCCACCACCTCGCGCCCCGCGGCGTGTTGCTGTTCACCTCGGGTCCTGAGGACAGCGAAGTGATCGGCAATGTCGAGGGCGAAGAGGTCTACCACGCCTCGCTCGGCCCCGACGAATACCGCGCCCTGATGGCTGAGCAAGGCTTAGAGGTGCTGCGCTACGTGCCCGAAGACCCCGAATGCGATTTCCACACCGTCTGGATGGCGCGTTTGGCGGGGTGA
- a CDS encoding helix-turn-helix domain-containing protein, whose translation MIRRWTKPRVEEQEHPRGFDDYELQLGDVMRGERATLGKSLLDVQRELKIKATYIAAIENSDPSVFETQGFIAGYVRSYARYLNLDPDWAFVRFCSESGFAVAHGMSPEASTKRKPATAAAAPVRKDPFSDPNASFVPRGQGLMSRIEPGALGSTAVLLALLGVIGYGGWSVLQEIQKVKMAPVDQAPAVIAEVAPLGGAGSETRLAQMDESIGLATPSAEALDRLYRPQALDVPVLVPRDGPIAALDPRSVGALAGEGREAEREDRLNAMSSDIAMAALSGMDEGAVRVVEDGAPELALVAVRPSWVRVQAADGSVLFEKILDAGERYIVPAMDKAPILRTGNGGGVYFAVNGQAYGPVGASGSVVKNVALSVADVSDSFAQVDLAANDTVADAFQVAQNSQ comes from the coding sequence ATGATCAGGCGGTGGACAAAACCACGCGTCGAGGAGCAAGAACATCCTCGCGGTTTTGATGATTACGAGCTTCAGCTCGGTGACGTCATGCGTGGAGAACGCGCCACCCTCGGCAAATCGCTCTTGGATGTTCAGCGTGAGCTGAAGATCAAAGCGACTTATATTGCGGCCATCGAAAACTCTGACCCCTCGGTGTTTGAAACCCAAGGCTTCATCGCGGGCTATGTGCGCTCCTATGCGCGCTACCTGAATCTTGATCCGGATTGGGCCTTTGTGCGCTTTTGTTCCGAGAGTGGCTTTGCGGTTGCCCACGGCATGTCGCCCGAGGCGTCGACCAAGCGCAAACCGGCCACGGCCGCTGCGGCCCCTGTTCGAAAAGATCCGTTCTCCGACCCCAACGCCAGCTTTGTGCCGCGCGGTCAGGGCCTTATGTCCCGAATCGAACCTGGCGCGTTGGGATCAACCGCTGTGTTGCTCGCGCTGTTGGGGGTGATCGGTTATGGTGGCTGGTCGGTGTTACAAGAAATCCAAAAGGTCAAAATGGCCCCGGTGGATCAAGCCCCGGCCGTGATCGCCGAAGTCGCACCCCTTGGCGGTGCTGGCTCCGAGACCCGTTTGGCGCAGATGGACGAGAGCATTGGTCTTGCGACCCCTTCCGCTGAGGCGCTGGATCGGTTGTACCGTCCACAGGCGCTGGATGTGCCGGTTTTGGTGCCGCGTGACGGGCCGATTGCCGCGCTTGATCCCCGTTCCGTTGGCGCTTTGGCGGGCGAAGGTCGTGAGGCTGAACGCGAAGATCGTCTGAACGCCATGTCTTCTGACATCGCCATGGCGGCGCTTTCGGGCATGGACGAGGGTGCTGTGCGTGTGGTCGAAGATGGCGCGCCCGAATTGGCGCTGGTCGCCGTGCGCCCGTCCTGGGTGCGTGTGCAGGCCGCCGATGGCTCTGTTTTGTTTGAGAAAATTCTCGATGCGGGCGAACGTTACATCGTTCCGGCGATGGACAAAGCACCGATCTTGCGCACGGGCAATGGCGGTGGCGTTTATTTCGCTGTCAACGGTCAGGCCTATGGCCCGGTCGGTGCGTCCGGTTCTGTGGTGAAAAACGTGGCCCTCTCGGTCGCGGATGTGTCTGACAGTTTTGCCCAGGTCGATCTGGCCGCCAATGACACGGTCGCGGACGCGTTCCAAGTCGCCCAAAACAGCCAATAA